One Parashewanella spongiae genomic window, TGGCCGCTGATGGTCTATTCGCTGCAGACAGCAAGCGAGCTATACCAAAGGTCATTCAACGAATTGGTGTTGTCACTTCAGCAACGGGAGCCGCTGTAAGAGATATACTCCACGTCCTACAACGACGAGATCCATCTATCGAAGTTATCATTTATCCTGCACAGGTTCAGGGTGACAGCGCAGCCACTCAATTATGCGACGCAATTGATGTTGCCAACCAGCGAAATGAAGTTGATGTCATTTTGCTGACTCGCGGTGGTGGCTCAATGGAAGACTTATGGTGCTTTAATGATGAAGGTTTGGCTCACACTATTTACAACTCTGGATTACCTATTGTCAGTGCTGTCGGACATGAAGTTGATACGACCATCAGTGATTACGTCGCGGATATTAGAGCTCCAACACCTTCGGCTGGTGCGGAATTATTATCTAAGGATGTCAGCAATAAAGTCCAGCAACTAAGCAGTTTAAAAAGCCGTCTGATCCAATCATACAAACTTCACACATTACAACAAGCTGGAATACTCAGTGAGTTTAGCCATCGTTTGCAGCGTCATGAACCACAAAATAAATTACAGCAATGGCAACAGCGATTTGATGAAATCCAGCTGAAATTGAATTCAGCCATTAATCAAAAATTTCATCATGATATTTTAAAGCAGCAACAGCTAAAGAATCGACTGAACGAGCAATCTCCCCATCATCGTGTCAAGTTATTGTCAGAAAAGCTCAATTACTTAGATTGCAAATTGAGTGACTCAATCAAAGCAAAATTAAAACAAAGCCAGCTTAAATTGCAACAAGCAGGTCATCAATTGAATGCTATCAGCCCCTTAGCTACGCTCAGTAGAGGTTATAGCATAACAAGCGACAACAATGGATGTGTTATCACTGAAGCAGCTTCATTAAAACAAGGTGATGAACTAATGACTCGGTTACACACTGGCACTGTAATCTCGTCAGTTGAGCAAATCCTTCATGAAGATTATTATCAGTAACTAAACGCTCAACTCAGAGCTATGTATGCGCACAAAGTACAAACGAAATTGGTGAAAACATAGTTATTACCGACATACAAAACTGTCGTTATTACATTGCTACGTTGAGAAAATTTTGTGAAGTATTCTTTATAAACCAAAGTGTGCGCATACAAGCTCCAGAAGGGCAAGGCTAAAGGCTTCCATTACTGCGTTACACGTTCTTGAATTATCCCGACAAAAGCACGAAGTGCGTTGAACGCCAGCTTTGTATGGCGGCCGTAGGGAATATAGTACTTCAACCTAAACGTTCATGATAGGCATAGATGTCATATGCGTTTACTTTGACTACTATTTTTCTATCACCCTACACCATGAAAATTGTATTCGCTGAGATTTGAAGATTATTTCCAACCTAAGCTAAAGGCGAAGTGATTTTTAGCTTTTATGCTTTCACTAACAGGCTTGGGAATAGGTGTTAGCGGCTATTTTTACGGTAAAAACATCAGTTGAACGCTGAGTATATGAGTAACTGTTTGAGCAATTGGATGATTTTATTATCATGTTTTTCACCTAATGAGTGAAATGCTCTACGCTCACAAGCTTGCTAAAATGGCTGCTATCTGCGTTATAACTTTTGCAAGTAGAATAATTACTTGCTGCAAGCTACGCCTTAATATCAGCCATTTTTTCTACGCTTGAGAACGCAGTCAACTGATGTTTCTAGGTTCAAACATGGCCTTGTACTGAAAACCTTTATCTCTTGCTGAGTGAGAGATTAATTACTGTAATTGGTATTAGCATTCTCAGATACCACTCCTTATGACATCTAATTTTGAAAAACATCTTTTTAGTCCATAAAAAACATAGTGTTAACTTTAATTAATCTAATATCTACTCTCTTTGAATTAATATAGCTATAGAGTTCAGAAAGTTTGGCCTTTTTGTGGCTAAACTTTACGAAAATGGACGATAACTGTGCAAGCCTTAGTTGATCCAAAGCTATTTATCTTTGAGTTGTTTAAATCTCATCAGGCAAGGTATTCACCTGCGATAATTTCAATAGTGACACCTCAAGGTTGGAAGCCAGAATACAGCTTAAGCGTTAGTTCTGATACAACAAAATTGAGCTATGAATGTGTAGAGTACTTCCATAATACTCACACTGTGGACTCCTCTCATTGCGAACATCTTTCTATCGATACCAAAGAGTCTGAGCAAAGCTATTTAGTCACTTTGTCTAAAACAACAAATCAAGTTACGCCATCTGTTCAATCGAGTTTATCCATTACGATTTTAAAATTTCACGATCAACATAAAACAATAGTCAGCACTCCAAGTGATGTTCAACATACAGAGTTGAGCAAAAAGCTTTCAGAACTAAAAGTGCAGTTAGTGAACCAAGCAATACAGTTCATTATAATTACATCAACACAAAGTGATATATTTCCATTAGTTACTGGTTCTTATATT contains:
- the xseA gene encoding exodeoxyribonuclease VII large subunit; protein product: MTKTIYTVSRLNGEVRRILEGEIGRVWLSAEVSNFSAPNSGHWYLTLKDHFSQIRCAMFKGKNRSVNFQPSNGQQVLVKGNISVYEPRGDYQLLIESMQPAGDGLLAQQFEALKMKLAADGLFAADSKRAIPKVIQRIGVVTSATGAAVRDILHVLQRRDPSIEVIIYPAQVQGDSAATQLCDAIDVANQRNEVDVILLTRGGGSMEDLWCFNDEGLAHTIYNSGLPIVSAVGHEVDTTISDYVADIRAPTPSAGAELLSKDVSNKVQQLSSLKSRLIQSYKLHTLQQAGILSEFSHRLQRHEPQNKLQQWQQRFDEIQLKLNSAINQKFHHDILKQQQLKNRLNEQSPHHRVKLLSEKLNYLDCKLSDSIKAKLKQSQLKLQQAGHQLNAISPLATLSRGYSITSDNNGCVITEAASLKQGDELMTRLHTGTVISSVEQILHEDYYQ